The Fictibacillus phosphorivorans genomic sequence TTTCTGCTAATTCTTGCTGTGACAATCTGGCAAGGACACGATATTCATAAACCTTATTTGAAATAGAATCACCAAAATCTTTCTTCACATCATCACCTCTTGAAACTTATTATAAACTAAATTCTTACAAAAAGTAAAGTAAACTTATACTTTTTATTATATTACTTTTATTAAATTAATAAAAACATGAAAAAACCTGACGAAAGCACCGTTTCATCAGGTTACATTAATTTTAGTTATCATTTTACATTTTTACGCTATCGCCCATTTAACGAATAGCCAATGTTGAATACTCTATTTTATGTTGATTAAATGCTAAAAGTATTTCGCTACCTAATAATCATTTTCGTTATAAAATCTGCTTATTGGGACTTTGCATTTGGTCATACAAAATTTGTCTGAATTCATATTCTAGTTCGCTTAATGTTAGCTGGAATAGATGTTGATCATTCTTCTTATAGATCCCTTTACTTAATAAAGTGTTGATCAAGTGTTTCTTACGTTCTTCAATAGCCTGACGGATTAATTCTCCCATGATTATGCTCCCCTTCGTTTCGGGGTATAAAAAAACCCCTTCAAATTAAGAAGAGGTTTGCTTGTGTAGCCACCTCTTCCTATCTTCCAAGCAATTGGCTTGATGGATTTAGCACAGTATTCAGTAAATGAATCTGTTGCTGAGGTTTCATAAGGCCAGTCCCTCCACCTCTCTTGATAAGAAGAAAACAAAAATATTTTTTTACTACAAAAGCTCACACCTGTTCAGGTATGAGCCTTCAGTTTACCGATCAGCTAATCTATATCCATTTTAAACCAACAATACATATCAGTCAACTAGGAATTAATGATAAACGTTACCTTTATTTTGAATTAATAAAGACTATTCGATATCAAGCGGAATAAGTAATCTGTATGATTTCTAAATCCAGCTTCAATTCCGATCAACGTGACCGATTTGCTTCTTTCTTGTATAATGACAGCCTGTCCTTGAGCAGGTTTACGATCCTTCCAATGTCCTGCAACAAAGAAGTCATCACGGTTAGCAAACGTTGCAGCCACATTCACATTGTCTGTATGCGTGTACCATACAGGACTATACACAAAACCTGTGTCCTCATCCTTATATCCTCTAGTTACTGGTGAGTCTTCATAAGCAATATGAACGATTCCGTTTGCACTTGAAAATCCTTTATGGATTTCTACATCTGTGAGTCCAGCTGTTTTCGCTATTTGAGAACCACCCGCACCTATAGCAACGAACTTACCATTTTGGCTTACAAATTCTTTTAGCTTATGATAAAAAGCTTGTACTTCTTCTTCATTAGAAAGACCAAACTCTTTATTAGCTTCACTCAATTTATATGAGATCAAACTTGCTGAACCGCTATATACAAATGCATCATAACGATTTAAACCTCTTTGAGCTACATCTTTCGGATGCACTTCCGTAACATCAAAACCTAATCGTTCTAATGCTAGTTTTGTTCCTGCATGTGATTGAACTTTCCCTAATCCACCATCTTTTAGAATCGCTACCCTTACTCTTTTGAGAGCAACCGCATCATCTGGAGTTCTTTTTGATACAAGAGTAAGACTCGATTTCTTAACCTCTTTTTTTACTTGCTCTTTATTCCCTTCAATATAGAAATTTCCTTTTGTATCGCGCTTAACAGAAACTCCTCGTTTAATAAGAGCGTTAACTAGTTCTACTGCATCTACAGAGTTATTAGAAACAAAGTACGGTCCCTTCCCCTTTAGTTTCCCATCTTGTTCTACTTTTTTAACTTGAGTGGATTTTACCTTTATTTCTTCATTCGTTTCTACTGCGTCAAACCCCCATAATTCAGGAAGGTTCCAAGCCGAAATATCATACATTGCATCAATATCGTCTGAAATGTCTTCACCATCCCAAAGGAAAGTGTTCGCAAGTCCAGCTTTCGCTTGATCCAGATCTACGATGTATGACCCTTTATCGTATTTCTTTCCATTCACAAAAAATGGTTGTTCACTTCTATCTACTTGAACATCGTTATTTATTAGATGCTGAACTGCTTTTTTTACAGTTGAATTATCTTCTTTATTTTCAGGTATCACATAAGCCTCTGGATAAAATTCTTTTGAATTGTTTGGGTGTTCTCCACTTACACCTCGGTCAAAGACTTCAATTTGGTCATGAAGCATACCTTGTTTATTTTGAAGCGCAAACTTGAGTGCTCCTGTAACGGCATCGACTTGCCACTTCACCCCATCCCAATCGTTTGTCGGTGCTTCAAGTGTATATCCATAACCACCATGAAGCATCGCATAAGCTGGTGTGTATATCGGTGGATACACATCCCATCCAGAAGCTGAGTCTCGTAGTGGAATATGCGTTCCCTCCATCGATTGATAGAGCTCAGATTCATAGTTTTTTCTTTCACTCACGAGTTCTGATTCCATCGCTTCTGCTTGTTGGTTCATCCAATTATATAATAAATCATATTCATAATTCGGGTTATGTGGAGGCGTTCCCGGCAGAATGAGCCCTGGATGTTTTGCTACTCCTCTTTGTTTCACATAACCATGAAGATCAAGAAGTACGAGCGGGTTGTACTCTACGATTTGTTTGACTACAGCCTTTGTCTCAGGCTGAGATTGAGTAACAAAATCTCGGTTTAGATCGATGCCCTCTGCATTGAACCTCGTTGCGTCTATTCGTCCGTCTGGATTTGCATTAACATTAATAATTAATGTGAAATTCTTTAAGATTTCTTTCGTTTCCTTGTCATTTTCAAAACCAAAACGCTCAATTAGTTTAATCACAGCATCCGTACCAACGAACTCTGTGCCGTGAATGGATGCATGAATGAGTATAGGTGCTTTTACATCAGGGTTAACTTTTAAATAGTTCTGCGCTTTCTTAGGATCATCACTCATAAGTTTACGCAACGTTTTATATTTCTCAGCAGATCTCTTTGACTCATTATCACCTATCGTGACTGTGTAAAGATTTTTTCCAGTGGACGATTTTCCTGTTACACGAAGATCAATCCGTTTACTTGTTTTTTCAAATTGAGTTAATTTATCTTTTAGCGAATCAAACGTTATGTAGTCATACTTTTCTGAGTTGAACAGACTGTGCTTTCGTACAGGCGCTTTATCCCCTTCTGCTAATACATGTGTAGCAGGAAGTGTTCCTGCCAATAACGATACACTAAGTAACGTCGATAATAATGGTCTTTTCATCCTCATTCTCCTTGTTATTATTATTTCTACAGCCTTTATCTCTAAATACCTCCTTTCTTTTCAACAAAAAAAGCCCCTTTCGTTAAGAAAGAGGCTCTGAAAATAAATTAAATGATCCTCTTCCTTATCTCTCAGCTTTATAGCTGCAAGAATTAGCACCGTGTCGACAAATCGACCGGTTGCCGGGTTTCATAGGGCTTGTCCCTCCACCTGCTCTTGATAAAGAAGTAAATTTATAAGGTTAGTATGGATTATAAAATCTAAACTTAAAAAGTGTCAATACATATCCAGGAAAATGAGCCTTTATATTTACAGAAAAACTTCCCATAGTTCATTTTACTTATTGAACATTTTTTCAACGATTGTAACTTAATTTTCCCGGTTCATTATAATTGCTTCTACCATTCAATCCGATCATCCTCAAAATTTTTTATTATTTTTTGGAAAATGAGGTTTCAAATTGTTTTAGAAGTGGTATATAAACTTTGGTACTTTACTAAGGTAACGAATAAAAACATGTAGACATCGTATGATTAGCGTAAATACACTTTAAAACAGCCTCAACATACAGGGCTGTATATTTTTACCTTACCACTAGTACTTTTTTACTATATCAAGATAATGAAAAACAGGGGGCAATTGCTATGGAATTAAAAAAATTATCACTGTTCAACGAATGTTTTGGTCAGGTAGAAGGAAATGTTCAAAAGTTGGATAATTCGCCATTGAGTCAGCTAAACGCACAATCTTTAAAATATGAGACGAAGGTTCCTCAACTAGAGTACATGTGTCTAATGATGGAAAACATCGTGTTAACAAAGAAGCTTAAAGGTAATGTCTATGCAGGTTTTCAAAAGTTTTCTCGTGCGAAGAACGTACTCGACCGATTCCAAGCTATGACGGAGTATTCAAACGTTCATATCTTTGGTGAAAATGATGCTGTGATGGATTCGAAAGATGGAATCAATTATATCGAACTGCCACCTAACAGCGAGTTGATGCGTGAATGGTTTCTGATCATCGATAGTCCTACGTTTAAATCTATGATGGTTGCTTATGATATGGAAGGCTTCGGCGTACACGAGGTTGAAGAAGGTCGTAAGTTTAAAGGAGTCAAAACTTCAAGCCCACGTGTGATCCAACATGCTACTAATCTACTAGCACCATACATAAAAGTCACGGTAAAGGGTTAGTTCCTAGGGTAGCCATAGGCTGCCCTTTCATTTTGAATTAAAGGAGAAATACATGATGTCACGAGTTCAAAAAATGACTTCGATCGCTATCTTAACTGCGTTTAGCATGGTCTTATATCTGTTTAAGGTACCACTTCCGTTTTTTCCGATCTTCCTCACGCTAGATGTCAGTGATGTTCCTGCACTAGTCGGAGCAATCATGATGGGACCTGTTGTGGGTGTTCTAATTCAATTCTTCAAGAATGGTCTTGAATATTTGTCACACGGAAGCTATGTCGGTCTACCCATCAACCAGATTGCCAACTTCTTTTCTGGAGCCCTCATCGTTGGACTGATCGGCATTTTTTATCAATATCAGAAAAAATTGAACTGGATCAGCTTTGTTGTTTCAATCAGTGTATTTTTAATCGCCATGTTTGCACTTAACTACTACTTTATTCTGCCAACCATCATGAAACTTTTAGGACTAAATATGGAGCAATATCTGAGCGCCTTCAAAAGTTCAAATCAGCTCGTAAAAGACTTTGAATCTGCGGTCTTACTCATTATCGTTCCGTTTAATCTCATAAAGATTATTATGGTGTATGCGATTGGCCTACCATTTGCTTTTAAACTACAACGCATCCTGCAAAAAAGGAGCATGGCTATATGAAAGTGAAGATGAATAATAAGAAGAACCTGATGTTAATCATTTCTGCTTTACTAGTGTCCATACTTCTATCTCTGTATCAACATTACGTAGATTCTTTTCTTCTTTCTTTCATAGGAACCCTTGTTGTGATTACAGTTGCCTCATGGTTTATAGTCAAGAAGAACAATAAGAGCACGGCTCTTGAAACGGAGAGACTAAATGAAGATTCTACTCCTTCTTCAACGATCATTGAATCACTTGAAGAACTTCGTCACTTGGAGGCGCAT encodes the following:
- a CDS encoding Fur-regulated basic protein FbpA, translated to MGELIRQAIEERKKHLINTLLSKGIYKKNDQHLFQLTLSELEYEFRQILYDQMQSPNKQIL
- a CDS encoding M14 family zinc carboxypeptidase, which gives rise to MKRPLLSTLLSVSLLAGTLPATHVLAEGDKAPVRKHSLFNSEKYDYITFDSLKDKLTQFEKTSKRIDLRVTGKSSTGKNLYTVTIGDNESKRSAEKYKTLRKLMSDDPKKAQNYLKVNPDVKAPILIHASIHGTEFVGTDAVIKLIERFGFENDKETKEILKNFTLIINVNANPDGRIDATRFNAEGIDLNRDFVTQSQPETKAVVKQIVEYNPLVLLDLHGYVKQRGVAKHPGLILPGTPPHNPNYEYDLLYNWMNQQAEAMESELVSERKNYESELYQSMEGTHIPLRDSASGWDVYPPIYTPAYAMLHGGYGYTLEAPTNDWDGVKWQVDAVTGALKFALQNKQGMLHDQIEVFDRGVSGEHPNNSKEFYPEAYVIPENKEDNSTVKKAVQHLINNDVQVDRSEQPFFVNGKKYDKGSYIVDLDQAKAGLANTFLWDGEDISDDIDAMYDISAWNLPELWGFDAVETNEEIKVKSTQVKKVEQDGKLKGKGPYFVSNNSVDAVELVNALIKRGVSVKRDTKGNFYIEGNKEQVKKEVKKSSLTLVSKRTPDDAVALKRVRVAILKDGGLGKVQSHAGTKLALERLGFDVTEVHPKDVAQRGLNRYDAFVYSGSASLISYKLSEANKEFGLSNEEEVQAFYHKLKEFVSQNGKFVAIGAGGSQIAKTAGLTDVEIHKGFSSANGIVHIAYEDSPVTRGYKDEDTGFVYSPVWYTHTDNVNVAATFANRDDFFVAGHWKDRKPAQGQAVIIQERSKSVTLIGIEAGFRNHTDYLFRLISNSLY
- a CDS encoding DICT sensory domain-containing protein, giving the protein MELKKLSLFNECFGQVEGNVQKLDNSPLSQLNAQSLKYETKVPQLEYMCLMMENIVLTKKLKGNVYAGFQKFSRAKNVLDRFQAMTEYSNVHIFGENDAVMDSKDGINYIELPPNSELMREWFLIIDSPTFKSMMVAYDMEGFGVHEVEEGRKFKGVKTSSPRVIQHATNLLAPYIKVTVKG
- a CDS encoding ECF transporter S component, which translates into the protein MMSRVQKMTSIAILTAFSMVLYLFKVPLPFFPIFLTLDVSDVPALVGAIMMGPVVGVLIQFFKNGLEYLSHGSYVGLPINQIANFFSGALIVGLIGIFYQYQKKLNWISFVVSISVFLIAMFALNYYFILPTIMKLLGLNMEQYLSAFKSSNQLVKDFESAVLLIIVPFNLIKIIMVYAIGLPFAFKLQRILQKRSMAI